The following proteins are encoded in a genomic region of Amycolatopsis sulphurea:
- the cofC gene encoding 2-phospho-L-lactate guanylyltransferase, producing MDVDLVVPLKHPREGKSRLRGTVAADRHAELVVALAQDTLAAVTSVTRVRRVLVVTAEPDALSLLAGLGVELSVEPTGAGLNEALRHGARLLRADAPRGVVGALQADLPALRAGDLARALAEAEGRRVVVADRHGTGSTLLLAAPGTPLDPHFGPGSAARHIESGAVPLTGALASLRSDVDTAEDLRHAAELGLGKHTAALLPAQAAPSR from the coding sequence GTGGACGTGGACCTGGTCGTGCCGTTGAAACACCCGCGCGAGGGCAAGTCCCGGCTGCGCGGCACGGTCGCCGCGGACCGGCACGCGGAGCTGGTGGTCGCGCTGGCACAGGACACCCTGGCCGCGGTCACCTCGGTGACGCGGGTGCGGCGGGTGCTGGTGGTGACCGCGGAGCCGGATGCGCTGTCGCTTTTGGCCGGTCTCGGCGTGGAGCTGAGCGTTGAGCCCACGGGAGCCGGGCTCAACGAAGCGCTGCGCCACGGCGCGCGGCTGCTACGGGCAGACGCGCCACGGGGCGTGGTCGGCGCGTTGCAGGCCGACCTTCCCGCGTTGCGCGCGGGGGATCTGGCACGCGCGCTGGCCGAGGCCGAGGGCCGCCGCGTGGTGGTCGCGGACCGGCACGGCACCGGCAGCACGCTGCTGCTGGCCGCCCCCGGAACCCCGCTCGACCCGCATTTCGGCCCGGGCTCGGCCGCGCGGCACATCGAATCCGGAGCCGTCCCGCTCACCGGCGCACTGGCGTCGCTGCGCAGCGATGTGGACACTGCGGAGGATCTCCGGCACGCCGCGGAACTCGGCCTGGGCAAGCACACCGCGGCGCTGCTGCCCGCGCAGGCCGCACCGTCGCGCTGA
- a CDS encoding ferredoxin reductase family protein translates to MNPNVTTLPRHSAPPRPAVAPRVAAKIWLSVFLAANVLLVTVFFFVGGLSDRPLISIGRLAGLYAAQAMAFQLLLVARLPWLDRRLGMDRLTSLHRWTGFSLLWLLGAHVVFIVFGYAGLEGTNAASELVSLATALEGILRAIVAFVLILVVGAVSVRFARRRMAYETWHFVHLYTYAAMVLAFTHQIAVGQSFTSSPVARGYWWTLWIGAGVAVLAGRFVLPLWRNVRHRLRVVAVVPESANTVSVYLTGRDLDQLPARAGQFFLWRFLTRDRWWQANPFSLSAAPDGRALRLTAKAVGESSAKLRSLPVGTRVFAEGPYGAFTTIHQQQPNALLIAGGVGITPIRALLEDVAGHVVVLYRTHRREDAVLLPELLNLAKARGGVVHLLVGPKEQSGPYGPQLGPESLYALVPDIAERDVFVCGPAGMTSAVLRSVRQLGVPAAQVHAERFSLAE, encoded by the coding sequence GTGAACCCGAACGTGACTACCTTGCCCCGGCACAGTGCGCCGCCCAGACCGGCGGTGGCACCACGGGTTGCCGCGAAGATCTGGCTGTCGGTGTTCCTCGCGGCCAACGTGCTGCTGGTCACCGTGTTCTTTTTCGTCGGTGGGCTCTCCGATCGGCCACTGATCAGCATCGGCCGGCTGGCCGGGCTGTACGCCGCGCAGGCCATGGCCTTTCAACTGCTGCTTGTCGCGCGACTGCCGTGGCTGGATCGTCGACTCGGTATGGACCGCCTGACGTCACTACACCGCTGGACGGGCTTCAGTCTTCTCTGGCTGCTCGGCGCGCACGTTGTCTTCATCGTCTTCGGCTACGCCGGGTTGGAAGGCACCAATGCCGCCAGCGAACTCGTGTCCCTGGCGACCGCCCTCGAAGGGATCCTGCGTGCGATCGTGGCTTTCGTCTTGATCCTCGTAGTCGGTGCGGTCTCCGTGCGCTTCGCGCGCCGCCGAATGGCGTACGAGACGTGGCATTTCGTGCACCTGTACACGTACGCAGCCATGGTCCTCGCCTTCACGCACCAGATCGCTGTCGGACAGTCCTTCACGAGTTCTCCGGTGGCGCGCGGGTACTGGTGGACGCTGTGGATCGGAGCTGGCGTCGCAGTGCTTGCGGGACGATTCGTGCTGCCGTTGTGGCGCAACGTGCGACACCGCCTGCGTGTCGTCGCGGTAGTGCCGGAATCCGCGAACACCGTGTCCGTGTACCTGACCGGTCGCGATCTGGACCAGCTTCCCGCGAGGGCCGGACAGTTCTTTCTGTGGCGTTTCCTGACCCGGGACCGCTGGTGGCAGGCGAATCCGTTCTCCCTGTCCGCTGCACCTGACGGCCGCGCGCTGCGGCTCACTGCGAAGGCCGTCGGCGAGTCGAGCGCGAAGCTGCGTTCACTGCCTGTCGGCACGCGAGTGTTCGCCGAAGGTCCGTACGGCGCGTTCACGACGATTCACCAGCAGCAACCCAACGCGTTGCTGATCGCGGGCGGTGTCGGCATCACCCCGATCCGCGCGCTGCTGGAAGACGTTGCCGGGCACGTGGTGGTTCTCTACCGCACGCACCGACGCGAAGACGCTGTGCTACTTCCGGAGCTACTGAACCTCGCGAAGGCACGCGGTGGCGTCGTACACCTCCTCGTCGGCCCGAAGGAGCAGTCAGGCCCGTACGGGCCACAGCTCGGCCCAGAAAGCCTGTACGCCCTCGTACCCGACATCGCCGAGCGCGACGTATTCGTCTGCGGTCCGGCAGGGATGACGTCCGCTGTCCTGCGAAGCGTGCGGCAGTTGGGTGTCCCAGCTGCACAGGTGCATGCCGAACGATTCAGCCTGGCTGAGTGA
- a CDS encoding VOC family protein, with protein sequence MTAVVQNISVDCADPWQLAQFWTAVTGRPVGSDDRPGDPEIGIELDSGVLLLFLAVPEPKAGKNRLHLCLRPDRPRDEEVEHLLALGATLHSDHRRPDGTGWAVLQDPEGNEFCVLRSAEEKQATG encoded by the coding sequence ATGACCGCCGTAGTGCAAAACATCTCCGTCGACTGCGCAGATCCGTGGCAGCTCGCGCAGTTCTGGACCGCCGTCACCGGCCGCCCGGTCGGCTCCGACGACCGTCCCGGCGACCCCGAGATCGGGATCGAGCTGGACTCCGGCGTGCTCCTGCTGTTTCTCGCGGTGCCGGAACCCAAGGCCGGCAAGAACCGCCTCCACCTGTGCCTGCGGCCGGACCGACCACGCGACGAGGAGGTCGAGCACCTGCTCGCCCTCGGCGCGACCCTGCACTCCGACCACCGCCGCCCCGACGGCACCGGCTGGGCGGTCCTCCAGGACCCGGAAGGCAACGAATTCTGCGTGCTCCGCAGCGCCGAAGAGAAACAGGCGACGGGGTGA
- a CDS encoding NAD(P)H-dependent glycerol-3-phosphate dehydrogenase codes for MGAFAADVQRVTVLGAGSWGTAFAKVLGDAGRDVTMWARRESVAEEIRGQHTNFAYLPGTRLPERVTATSDAAAALEGAQAVVFGVPSQSLRANLTGWRPLLPRDAILVSLAKGVELGTLKRMSEVIAELAEVPPEEIVVVSGPNLAREIAGGQPAAAVVACAGHDRAKAVQRATSNQYFRPYTNTDVVGCELGGACKNVIALSCGMAAGMGLGANTMATLITRGLAEMARLGAKLGADPLTFAGLAGLGDLVATCSSPLSRNRTFGERLGRGGTLAQAQAAAGGQVAEGVASCSSIRELAQRVGADMPITEAMHRVCHEGLDPRQAGAELLGRSPKHEWR; via the coding sequence ATGGGCGCGTTCGCCGCGGATGTGCAGCGGGTCACCGTGCTCGGCGCGGGCTCGTGGGGCACCGCGTTCGCGAAGGTGCTCGGCGACGCCGGCCGGGACGTGACGATGTGGGCGCGCCGGGAGAGCGTGGCCGAGGAGATCCGCGGGCAGCACACCAACTTCGCCTACCTGCCGGGAACGCGGCTGCCGGAGCGGGTCACCGCGACGTCGGACGCGGCGGCGGCGCTGGAGGGCGCGCAGGCGGTGGTGTTCGGCGTGCCGAGCCAGAGCCTGCGCGCCAATCTCACCGGATGGCGGCCGCTGCTGCCGCGCGACGCGATTCTGGTCAGCCTCGCCAAGGGCGTGGAACTGGGCACGCTCAAGCGGATGAGCGAGGTGATCGCGGAGCTGGCCGAGGTGCCGCCGGAGGAGATCGTGGTGGTGTCCGGGCCGAACCTGGCCCGCGAGATCGCCGGCGGGCAGCCGGCCGCGGCGGTGGTCGCCTGCGCCGGGCACGACCGCGCCAAAGCGGTGCAGCGCGCCACCTCGAATCAGTATTTCCGGCCCTACACCAACACCGACGTGGTCGGCTGCGAGCTGGGCGGGGCGTGCAAGAACGTGATCGCGCTCAGCTGCGGGATGGCGGCGGGCATGGGCCTCGGCGCGAACACCATGGCGACGCTGATCACCCGCGGGCTGGCCGAGATGGCCCGGCTGGGCGCGAAGCTCGGGGCCGATCCGCTCACTTTCGCCGGGCTGGCCGGGCTGGGCGATCTGGTCGCCACCTGCTCGTCGCCGTTGTCGCGCAACCGCACCTTCGGGGAGCGGCTCGGCCGTGGCGGGACGCTCGCCCAAGCGCAGGCCGCGGCGGGCGGGCAGGTCGCGGAGGGCGTCGCGTCGTGTTCGTCGATCCGGGAGCTGGCGCAGCGGGTCGGGGCCGACATGCCGATCACGGAAGCGATGCACCGGGTCTGTCACGAGGGTCTCGACCCGCGGCAGGCGGGGGCGGAGCTGCTCGGCCGGTCGCCGAAGCACGAGTGGCGCTGA
- a CDS encoding FAD:protein FMN transferase, protein MLRHVEYVMGLPVSLDLRDKADLTSAAAEAFAWLHEVDNRFSPFKADSEVSRYGRGQLSPAGLSEELDEVLSLCAYYEDLSGGAFTARIPGHDLDPCAVVKGWAVQRAADRLHAAGARRFCLNAGGDVVTSGEPEPGRPWRVGIRHPEQPQEVCAVLASQDGAVATSAAYERGAHILDGRTGQPATGLSSVTVVAKDLTHADALATATFALGTDGIAWAAEQPGIEVLIIDENRRVHRSPGLTQA, encoded by the coding sequence ATGCTCCGACATGTGGAGTACGTGATGGGCCTACCCGTTTCGCTCGACCTGCGCGACAAAGCGGACCTCACCTCGGCTGCCGCCGAAGCGTTCGCCTGGCTGCACGAAGTGGACAACCGGTTCAGCCCGTTCAAGGCCGACAGCGAAGTGAGCCGCTACGGGCGAGGACAGCTCTCCCCCGCCGGCCTGAGCGAAGAACTCGACGAAGTGCTGTCGTTGTGCGCGTACTACGAAGACCTCTCCGGCGGCGCCTTCACCGCACGGATACCCGGCCACGACCTGGATCCGTGTGCAGTCGTCAAAGGCTGGGCCGTACAACGCGCAGCCGACCGGCTGCACGCCGCGGGCGCGCGTCGGTTCTGTCTCAACGCCGGCGGCGACGTCGTCACGTCCGGAGAGCCCGAGCCCGGACGACCGTGGCGCGTCGGCATCCGGCACCCCGAACAGCCCCAAGAGGTCTGCGCGGTACTGGCTTCACAGGATGGAGCAGTCGCCACGTCGGCCGCGTACGAACGCGGGGCGCACATACTCGACGGCCGCACCGGACAACCCGCCACAGGTCTGTCGAGCGTGACTGTGGTCGCCAAAGACCTCACCCACGCCGACGCCCTCGCCACTGCCACCTTCGCGCTCGGTACGGACGGCATCGCTTGGGCCGCCGAGCAACCCGGCATCGAGGTGCTGATCATCGACGAGAACCGGCGCGTGCACCGCTCCCCCGGGCTCACCCAGGCCTGA
- a CDS encoding lysophospholipid acyltransferase family protein: MARREKGGYWVGLAAIVFYPVTAIGKRVYRGGEKVPREGGAVLVMNHISHLDPVVDAVFVHRQQRVPRFFLKESLKQVPVLGRIVDGSGQIPVSRGSSAAGDSLKHAHEALAEGKVIVIYPEGTITKDPEGWPAKAFTGAARLALQNDVPVIPVARWGTNRIFNGYTKKFTPFPRKTVTHLVGDPIDLSRYRGGNPRSAKALREVTDVIMDRITELLAEIRQEQPPAKKPDDA, translated from the coding sequence TTGGCGCGGCGTGAGAAGGGCGGCTACTGGGTGGGGCTGGCCGCCATCGTGTTCTACCCGGTGACCGCGATCGGCAAGCGGGTCTACCGCGGCGGCGAGAAGGTGCCCCGCGAGGGCGGGGCGGTGCTGGTGATGAACCACATCTCGCATCTGGACCCGGTGGTCGACGCGGTGTTCGTGCACCGGCAGCAGCGGGTGCCGCGGTTCTTTCTGAAGGAGAGCCTCAAGCAGGTGCCGGTGCTCGGCCGGATCGTCGACGGTTCGGGCCAGATCCCGGTCTCGCGCGGATCGAGCGCCGCGGGCGACAGCCTCAAGCACGCGCACGAGGCGCTGGCCGAGGGCAAGGTGATCGTGATCTATCCGGAGGGCACGATCACCAAGGACCCGGAGGGCTGGCCGGCGAAGGCGTTCACCGGGGCGGCCCGGCTGGCGTTGCAGAACGACGTGCCGGTGATCCCGGTCGCGCGCTGGGGGACCAACCGGATCTTCAACGGCTACACCAAGAAGTTCACGCCGTTTCCGCGCAAGACGGTGACGCATCTGGTCGGCGACCCGATCGACCTGTCCCGCTATCGGGGTGGCAACCCCCGCAGTGCCAAGGCACTGCGCGAGGTGACCGACGTGATCATGGACCGGATCACCGAGCTGCTCGCGGAGATCCGGCAGGAGCAGCCGCCCGCGAAGAAGCCGGACGACGCCTGA
- a CDS encoding FMN-binding protein — protein MKRTILAVALSIAGFVAVWRFEPSAAAVATSTPTVQTAPSTSTGSSTTVTTQGTAESTEFGTVQVRVTFTGSQITDVALVQEPQSGRGIDALPQLREEALKAQSANIDTVSGATMTSEAYITSLQAAIDAKGA, from the coding sequence ATGAAAAGGACAATTCTCGCGGTCGCCTTGTCGATTGCCGGGTTCGTCGCCGTATGGCGCTTCGAACCCTCAGCGGCCGCCGTTGCCACCTCAACGCCGACAGTGCAGACGGCACCGTCCACTTCAACCGGCTCCAGCACCACCGTGACCACACAAGGCACCGCGGAGTCGACCGAGTTCGGCACGGTGCAAGTACGAGTCACCTTCACCGGAAGCCAGATCACCGACGTCGCGCTCGTACAGGAACCACAGAGCGGCCGAGGCATCGACGCTCTCCCACAGCTACGGGAAGAAGCCCTGAAAGCGCAGAGCGCGAACATCGACACGGTCTCCGGAGCCACCATGACCAGCGAGGCGTACATCACCTCGCTGCAAGCCGCCATCGACGCGAAAGGCGCCTGA
- a CDS encoding cysteine dioxygenase: MFAVPDNTLLRPEDPALRHPVRVALEVAADRERWGGLLSYDPRERFSALVERTGGQEIWLLSWLPGQHTDLHDHALATGAFTVVSGRLTETVARQAPDGRAVTEVHSLSTGQSRVFGPGYVHEVRNDGSDPAISVHVYRAGRQMRAYRPDPVRGPYRAG; encoded by the coding sequence ATGTTCGCCGTTCCGGACAACACCCTGCTGCGTCCCGAAGACCCCGCCCTGCGCCACCCGGTGCGCGTCGCCCTTGAGGTGGCCGCGGACCGGGAACGCTGGGGCGGCCTGCTCAGCTATGATCCCCGTGAGCGGTTCTCCGCGCTGGTCGAACGCACCGGCGGGCAGGAGATCTGGCTGCTGAGCTGGCTTCCCGGCCAGCACACCGATCTGCACGACCACGCCTTGGCCACCGGTGCGTTCACGGTGGTCTCCGGCAGGCTGACCGAGACCGTCGCGCGCCAAGCGCCGGACGGGCGTGCGGTGACCGAGGTGCATTCGCTGTCCACCGGGCAGTCCCGCGTATTCGGACCGGGGTACGTGCACGAGGTGCGCAACGACGGATCCGATCCGGCGATCAGCGTGCACGTGTACCGGGCGGGCCGGCAGATGCGCGCGTACCGGCCGGACCCGGTGCGGGGTCCTTACCGGGCCGGGTGA
- a CDS encoding cytochrome P450: MSLPVLPLPDEASCPFGPHPEIDALREHRPLTRVRCPAAGIEAWLVTDYADVREVLGDSRRFSSSGGATGHLLASTPPDSPVEEGDFARMDGADHVRFRHLFAPAVGTAKRMAEIRPMVQRIVDEAIDELAGQAHPIDLHEQFAKPVTTAVIGELLGVPAGDRKIFHRTAEAQFDNETTIDEFSAAKQPLFEYVQDLITQRRAEPADDAISIMIERGADFSDLELVKMASGLLVGGYDATAALIAHGVLALLEEPAQLALLRENPDVVPGAVEEVVRLLGATTGMLRIAVTDTEIAGTPIAAGDYLVAMLQAANHDPAQFPDPGRLDLRRDNRRQLGFGFGAHLCVGRQLARLELAVVLGTLFRRISGLRLAVPIDRIPFKRNSPITGPDRLLVTWDEIRPA; the protein is encoded by the coding sequence GTGTCTTTGCCGGTGCTGCCGCTGCCGGACGAGGCGTCCTGCCCGTTCGGCCCCCACCCGGAAATCGACGCGCTGCGCGAACACCGGCCGCTGACCCGGGTCCGCTGCCCGGCAGCGGGGATCGAAGCATGGCTGGTCACCGATTACGCCGACGTGCGCGAGGTGCTCGGCGATTCGCGGCGATTCAGCAGCAGCGGTGGCGCGACGGGGCACCTGCTGGCCAGCACGCCCCCGGATTCCCCGGTCGAGGAAGGCGATTTCGCCCGGATGGACGGCGCCGACCACGTCCGGTTCCGGCACCTGTTCGCCCCCGCGGTAGGCACCGCGAAACGGATGGCGGAGATCCGGCCGATGGTGCAGCGGATCGTGGACGAGGCGATCGACGAGCTGGCCGGCCAGGCGCACCCGATCGACCTCCACGAGCAATTCGCGAAACCCGTCACCACGGCGGTGATCGGCGAGCTGCTCGGCGTACCCGCCGGGGACCGGAAGATCTTCCACCGGACCGCCGAAGCGCAGTTCGACAACGAAACCACCATCGACGAATTCAGTGCGGCGAAGCAGCCGCTCTTCGAATACGTGCAGGATCTGATCACACAACGGCGGGCCGAACCCGCCGACGACGCGATCAGCATCATGATCGAGCGTGGCGCGGACTTCAGCGACCTGGAGCTGGTCAAGATGGCCTCCGGACTGCTCGTCGGCGGCTACGACGCCACCGCTGCCCTGATCGCGCACGGCGTGCTCGCCCTGCTCGAAGAACCCGCCCAGCTCGCCCTGCTGCGGGAGAACCCGGACGTCGTGCCCGGCGCCGTGGAGGAAGTGGTGCGTCTGCTCGGCGCCACCACCGGGATGTTGCGCATCGCGGTCACCGACACCGAGATCGCAGGCACGCCGATCGCCGCCGGCGACTACCTCGTGGCGATGCTGCAGGCCGCGAACCACGATCCGGCCCAGTTCCCCGACCCGGGCCGGCTCGACCTGCGACGGGACAACCGGCGCCAGCTCGGCTTCGGGTTCGGGGCGCATCTGTGCGTCGGCCGGCAGCTGGCCCGGCTCGAACTGGCCGTGGTACTGGGCACGCTGTTCCGCCGCATCTCCGGGCTGCGGCTGGCCGTGCCGATCGACCGGATCCCGTTCAAGCGGAACTCGCCGATCACCGGCCCGGACCGGCTCCTGGTCACCTGGGACGAGATCCGGCCGGCCTGA